TGTTCGCGGCGCTGGCTCAATACCTCTCGACGCCGGCCGGCGCCGCGCTGCTGCACCTCGGCACGGTGCGCGGTGAGAGCGACCTGGAGGAGGGGCGGCGCTCCTACTGGAGCGCCCGCCTGGAGCGTGCCGAAGTCCTCGTCCGGCGCGGTGTCGCCCGAGGAGAACTGCCCGCCGGAACCGACCCCCACCTCCTGGTCGAGGCCATCACGGGCCCCCTCCTCGCACGGGTACTGCTCACCGGCGAACCGCTGGAGGACACCCTGGTCCCGCGCCTGATCGACCTGATCCTCGACGGCGCGCGCGCCTGACCCACGGTCGAGTGCGGCAACTCCCGGGGTCTCGCGGCTACTTCTGCGTCAGAGGGCGGCGCCCCGGGGGACGGCGAAGTCGGTCAGCCGGGCCGATCCCGGTGTGAGCTCGTG
This genomic window from Streptomyces sp. NBC_01351 contains:
- a CDS encoding TetR-like C-terminal domain-containing protein — its product is MTGEREAPPLRRRGERMRQAVLAATVDLLTSEGLAATTVAAVARAAGVHETSVYRRWKTRENLIFDALAGHSDAALPAPDTGDVREDLSRLFAALAQYLSTPAGAALLHLGTVRGESDLEEGRRSYWSARLERAEVLVRRGVARGELPAGTDPHLLVEAITGPLLARVLLTGEPLEDTLVPRLIDLILDGARA